The DNA region CAGAGGGCACGACCGAGGTATTTCGATGCCCGCAGAGCCTCGTTTCGTGCGCCCGCGCCGGCGGCGACTGTCTTCCAGGGTTTGGCGTTCTTGCGGGGCGGAATGACAGCGTCGGCGCCGCGGTCAGCGATGGCATCGTGGCATTTGCGGGTGTCGTAGGCGCCGTCTGCTGTGACGCGGCCGATCTGCTCGTGCGCCGGGATCTGTTTGAGCAGGTCGGGTAACACCGGCGCATCGCCGATGTGGCTCCCTGTGATCTCCACCGCCCGAACCTCCAGCGTTTCCTCATCAATCCCCAGATGGATCTTGCGCCAGACGCGCCGTTTCGGGCCGCCATGCTTGCGGGCGTGCCACTCGCCTTCGCCCTCGACCTTGATGCCAGTGCTGTCGATCAGCAGGTGCAGCGGCCCCTTGGACCCGCGATACGGTATGTTCACAGCCAGGGTCTTCTGGCGACGGGACAGGGTGCTGAAGTCAGGCACCGTCCAGTCGAGACCAACCAACTGCAGCAGGCTCTCGACGAAACCAGTCGTCTGCCTGAGCGCCATGCCGAAGAGCACCTTCATCGAAAGACACGTCTGAATGGCGGCATCGCTGTAGGTCTGCTGGCGGCCACGCCTGCCTGTCGGCGCGGCATCCCAGCTCATCTCGGGGTCGAACCAGATCGTCAGCGAACCCCGGCGCTTGAGCGCTTCATTGTAGGCTGGCCAGTTCCGGGTTCTGTATGTCGGGGATGCGGGTCGGCTCATGCAGACCAGCTACCGTACGGGTTTCATCAGATGAATCCATGACAGGATTTGTGCAACAGAGCCGGTCCGACCCGTAAACCCACAGTTTTTCGAGATTCGGAAAGCGCTTCGCCCATGTGAATGAACGTAGTTGTTTGCAATCTTGCAGGAACAAACGCTTTATCTGCGGGTATGTCTTACTGCTGATCGGGAGAGCGCCCCGCAAGTGCCATGCTGAGTAAGTCGGGTCAGGATCATCCACACGACCCTTGCCTGAGTGAAACACACTTGGGCTTGCGCTTTTGAGGGTGTCTAGGGTCTGAAAGATCCGACTTGCCGTTTCCACTCGATGCCCCCCAACAACTCATTTTGACCATATATAAGGCTTTGGCCCACTGGAAAGCGCCTACGTCCACTTCGTGCCGCATCCTGTTGAAGAGGTCGTTGTCCTTATCGGCGCAGCAGGCGCGATGCACTTCTGTCATTGCCGTTTCAGGCGACGCTTGGCGTCATCGGCACCAGCATGGGTTTTCAACGGCACCTCCCCAATTCAGGCATTCCTCCCGCCCCAACGAAAAAGGCCGCCCCACGGGACGGCCCATCGCATGCCGGCAGGGACGCGCCCTTATGCGGCGTCGGCCTCTTCCGCGGCGTGGCGGCGTTCGCTTTCCTCGCGCGACAGGGCGACCGAGGTGCGCACGCCCTTGGACACGAACTCCATCAGCCCCTTCACCACCCGCTCGTTCGGGTCGATGCCGGCGCAGGACAGCACCTCGCGGCCGTCGCGCGACCGCGCCCAGCGGGCGATCTGATCGGGACCGTTGCCGTATTTCTTGTCGTCGGCAATCGCATCGTCCAGCGCAGCAAGCACAACGGCGGCAAACAGCTTGCGGGCACGTTGACCTTGTTCAAAATTGAAAGCCGAGCCATCCACGAAATCGCGCATTACCAGTATCCTGTTGTTCTTGTATTGCCCCGCGCTCGGCAGTTATTGCCAAACTCGCTGCATTTCTGCCTCTTTAGGCGGCACGGGCCGATGTACCCGATCCGCGCCCTGATTCGGTATGCCTGCCGCCGCATGACCGCCATGCGTCAGGCGCAAGCCCCAGCGGATAGCCTCAATAACCGTCAAAAGCAACGAAATTGCGACATCCACAGGCCCCCGACCGCCCTTGACAACGCCGGAAAAGCGTTTTGGTTGCCACGGTCCGCGGCAATGGATATAGGTGCGCGCAAGGGCGGTTCAACCCCGCGACCCGCCAATGAATTCCCAATATTTTCAAGGTTATCCGAATGGCCAAGATCAATGGCAACGAAATCAAGCCCGGCGTGGTGCTGGAACATGACGGCGGGCTTTGGGCCGCGGTCAAGGTCAGCCATGTCAAGCCCGGCAAGGGCGGCGCCTTTGCCCAGGTCGAGCTGAAGAACCTGCGCGACGGCCGCAAGCTGAACGAGCGTTTCCGCTCGGAGGACAAGGTCGAGCAGGTGCAACTGGAGTTCAAGGACCAGCAATTCCTGTATGAAACCGACGGCAAGCTGGTGTTCATGGACAGCGAGACCTTCGAGCAGACCGAGCTGGACGCCGACCTGCTGGGCGACCGCCGCCCGTTCCTGCAGGACGGCATGATGGCCGCCGTGGAATATTACGGCGACGAGGCGCTGTCGGTGCGCATTCCCCAGAAAGTGATCTGCCGGGTCGCCGAGACCGAGCCGGTGCTGAACGGCCAGACCGCCGCGAAAAGCTTCAAGCCGGCGATCCTGGACAATGGCGTGCGGGTGATGATCCCGCCCTTCGTCGGCGTGGACGAGGCCATCGTCGTCAATACCGAACTGTTCGAATATTCCGAGCGCGCCTGACGCGGTGGCGCCGTCCCGGTTTCGTGACGCAACGTCACGGACCCGGGCGGCGATTCATGCGTTATCGCGCCGGAAAGCACGGAGAGTGGCATGACCCAACCCAGCATCCATGTCGCGCATGAGGATTACGGCAGTTCCGGCCGCTATGTCGTCACCCTGGCTGGCGTCCCGGGCGAGGCCGAGCTGACCTGGCGCAACGGCGGACCGGGCATCATCGTCGCCGATCATACCTATGCGCCGGACTCGATGCGCGGCACCGGGGTCGCCGCGGCCATGGTCCGCCGGCTGGTCGCCGACGCGCGGGCGCGCGGCGTGATGATCGTCCCCGCCTGCAGCTATGTCCGCGCCCAGTTCGAGCGTCACCCGGAATGGGCGGATCTGCAAGCCGGTTGAGCAGGATGTCCCGGCGCGGCTGTTAGCGCCAACCGGCATGTCATTTTCGATATGCAAATACACTTTCAGAATATTTGACGGACATATCGGCCAAGGCTAGCCTCGTTTTCAGGCCGGCGGTCCATGGACCGTTGCGGCGCCTGATGCCGGGGTTTGCCCCGCCATGCGGGCGTCCCGCGCCGAAAAACGACAGGAACGCCGGCTGGGCCAGGACCGTGGAGGCGGCCACCCGCAAGGCGGGCAAATCGACAGGGAATCGATAGGGAGGAGTCATGCTGAACTTCAGGAAACTCGCCGGGGTCCTGGCCTCGGTGGCGGTGCTGTCGCTGCCGGGGCTGGCCGCGGCGGAAGGCATGGTCGGGATCTCGATGCCGACCAAGACCTCGGCGCGCTGGATCGCGGATGGCGACAACATGGTCAAGCAGTTCCAGGAGGCGGGCTACAAGACCGACCTGCAATATGCCGACGACGACATCCCGAACCAGCTGTCGCAGATCGAGAACATGATCACCAAGGGCGTGAACGTGCTGGTGATCGCCGCCATCGACGGCACCACGCTGTCGAACGCGCTGGCCAATGCGAAAGCCGCCGACATCAAGGTCATCGCCTATGACCGGCTGATCCGCGACACGCCCGACATCGACTATTACGCCACCTTCGACAACTTCAAGGTGGGCGTCGAGCAGGCGACCACGCTGGTCGACGGCCTGAAAGAGCGTTTCCCGGACGTGAAGCCCTGGAACGTCGAACTGTTCGGCGGCAGCCCGGACGACAACAACGCCTATTTCTTCTACGACGGCGCCATGTCGGTGCTTCAGCCGCTGATCGACGATGGTTCGGTGGTGATCCCCTCGGGGCAGATGGGCATGGATAAGGTCGGCACGCTGCGCTGGGATCCGGCCACCGCCCAGGCCCGCATGGACAACATCCTGTCGGCCAACTACACCGACAAGCATGTGAATGCGGTGCTGTCGCCCTATGACGGGCTGTCGATCGGCATCCTGTCCTCGCTGAAGGGCGTCGGCTACGGCTCGGGCGACATGAAGATGCCCATCGTCACCGGCCAGGACGCCGAGCTGCAATCGGTCAAGTCGATCCAGGCGGGCGAGCAGTATTCGACCATCTTCAAGGACACCCGCGAGCTGGCGAAAGTCACCGTCGGCATGGTCAACGCCATGCTGAAGGGCGAAGAGCCGCAGGTGAACGACACCAAGACCTATGACAACGGCGTCAAGGTGGTGCCTTCCTACCTGCTGGAGCCGGTCGCGGTGACGGAAAAGAACCTTCAGGAGGTCCTGGTCGGCTCGGGCTATTATACCGAAGACCAGCTGAAGTGACCTGAACCACGCCGCCGCCGCGGGCCTGACGCCTGCGGCGGCGCGCCTGTCATACCGGGGGGAATGATGGACGCCATTCTGGAAATGCGGGGAATCACCAAGGAATTCCCCGGGGTCAAGGCGCTCGACAACGTCAACATGACCGTGCGCCGGGGCGAGATCCGCGCCCTGGTCGGCGAAAACGGCGCCGGCAAGTCCACGCTGATGAAGGTGCTTTCGGGCGTCTATCCGCATGGCAGCTACCAGGGCGAAATCCTTTACAACGGCCAGCCCATGGCCAATCGCTCCATCAAGGACAGCGAGGAAAAGGGCATCGTCATCATCCACCAGGAACTGGCGCTGGTGCCGCAGATGTCCATCGCCGAGAACATCTTCCTGGGGAATGAGATTGCCACGCGCGGCATCATCGACCGCCAGGAAACCAATCGCCGCACCGCCGAACTGCTGGCCAAGGTGGGCCTGCGCGAAAGCCCCGAGACCAAGGTCGGATCCCTGGGCATGGGCAAGCAGCAGCTGATCGAGATCGCCAAGGCGCTGTCGAAAAAGGTCGACCTGCTGATCCTGGACGAACCGACCAGTTCGCTGAACGAGCATGACAGCGACGCGCTGCTGCGCCTGCTGGCGGGGTTCCGCGACCAGGGCATGACGGCGATCCTGATCTCGCACAAGCTCAACGAGATCAGCCAGGTCTGCGACAGCATCACCGTACTGCGCGACGGCTCGACCGTGGCCCATCACGACGGCATGGTCGCGGAATCGCAGATCGTCCGCGACATGGTCGGCCGCGCCATGGACGACCGCTATCCGTCGCGCGAGCCAAAGATCGGCGAGGTGGTGATGCAGGTCCGCGACTGGTCCGTCGCCGACCCGCTGCGCGAGGGCCGGCTGCTGGTCAAGAAGGCCAGTTTCGAACTGCGTCAGGGCGAGGTTCTGGGCATCGCCGGGCTGATGGGCGCCGGCCGCACCGAGCTTGCCATGAGCATCTTCGGCCGCTCAATGGGCGACTGGAAATCGGGCAGCGTCCGCATCCACGGCCGCGAGGTCGAGCTGACCACGGTGCCCAGGGCCATCGCCGCCGGCCTCGCCTATGTGACCGAGGACCGCAAGTCGCTGGGCCTGGTGCTGGAGGACACGATCCGCCGCAACATCCCGCTGGCGAACCTGGCCGGGATTTCCACGCGCGGCGTGGTGGACCGGCAGCGCGAGGGCGCCGTCGCCCGCGACTATCGCAAACGCATCAACATCCGCTCGCCCTCGGTCGAGCAGAAGACGGTGAACCTGTCAGGCGGCAACCAGCAAAAGGTCGTGCTGGCGAAATGGCTGTTCTCGGAACCCGAGATCCTGATCCTGGACGAGCCCACGCGCGGCATCGACGTCGGCGCCAAATACGAGATCTATACCATCATCCGCGATCTGGCGGCCTCGGGGAAATCCATCATCGTGATCTCCTCCGAGATGCCCGAGCTTCTGGGCATCACCGACCGCATCCTAGTGATGAACGAGGGCCGGCTGGTCGGCGAACTGCGCACCGCCGAGGCGACGCAGGAAAAGATCATGTCCATCATCATCCGCTCGGGCCACGACCTGACCGACGAGGCGGTCACGCCCGAGCAAATCGAGGCAGAGGCCGCCCATGTCTGACACCACCGAGACCCGCCAAGGCGACACCTTCGGCTTCATCCGCCGCAACATCCGCGAATACGGCATCCTGTTCGCGCTGATCATCATCATGGCCTTCTTCCAGGTGGTGACCGGCGGCATCCTGTTCCGGCCGGTGAACCTGACCAACCTGTTCCTGCAGAACAGCCATATCGTCATCATGGCGGTGGGCATGCTGCTGGTGATCGTGGCCGGCCACATCGACCTGTCGGTCGGCTCGGTCGCGGCCTTCGTCGGCGCGCTGGCGGCGCTGATGATCGTGCGCATGGGCCTGCCGATCCCGCTGGTCGTGGTGCTGGCGCTGGTCGCCGGCGCGGTGATCGGCGGCATCCAGGGCTATTGGATCGCCTATTGGAAGATCCCCAGCTTCATCGTCACCCTGGCCGGGATGCTGGTGTTCCGCGGGTTGACCATGTGGATCCTGCAGGGCCAGAACATCGGTCCCTTCCCGCGCGGCTTCCAGATGATCGCCTCGGGCTTCATCCCCGACCTGTTCGGCCCGGACAAGCCCAACACCCTGTCCCTGATCCTGGGCTGGGGTGCGGCGGTCGTGATCCTGTGGCTGCAGATCCGCGGCCGCAAGCGCGAAGAGGCGGTGGGCATCGCCGACGAGCCCTTCGCCTTTTTCGCCGCCAAGAACGCGCTGATCTTCCTGGCGATGGTCTGGATGACCTGGGCGCTGGCGAATTTCCGCGGCCTGCCCAATGTCTTCATCGTCATGGCGGTGCTGGTCGCGCTTTACGCCTTCCTGTCGGAACGCACGACCATCGGCCGGCGCATCTTCGCCATCGGCGGCAATGCCAAGGCGGCGAAACTGTCGGGCATCAACTCGGAACGGGTGGTGTTCCTGACCTTCATGAACATGGGCATGCTGGCGGCGCTGGCGGGGCTGGTGGTCTCGGCCCGGCTGAACTCGGCCACGCCCAAGGCCGGCGTCGGCTTCGAGCTGGACGTGATCGCGGCAGTCTTCATCGGCGGTGCCTCGATGGCGGGCGGCGTCGGCACGGTGATCGGCGCCGTGGTCGGTGCCTTCATCATGGGGGTGATGAACAACGGCATGTCCATCCTGGGCATCGGCATCGACTATCAGCAGGTCATCAAGGGGCTGGTGCTGATGGCCGCGGTGATCTTCGACGTCTCGAACAAGTCGAAATCGTGACGCCGAACTGGATCGCCGTCGACTGGGGCACGACCCGACTGCGCGCCTGGGCCATGCAGGGCGCGCAGATGCTTCAGGCGCGCGCCTCGGACCAGGGCATGGGCCGGCTTGCGCCCGAGGGATTCGAGCCGGCGCTGCTGGCGCTGATCGCCGACTGGCTGCCGGCGTCGGGCACCATCCCGGTCCTGGCTTGCGGCATGGTCGGCGCCCGCGGCGGCTGGGTCGAGGCCGCTTATCGCTCTGTCCCCTGCCCCCCGCTGGACCCGCGGCAGGCGATCCGCCCCCCGGTCACGG from Paracoccus aminovorans includes:
- a CDS encoding DUF6280 family protein; this translates as MRDFVDGSAFNFEQGQRARKLFAAVVLAALDDAIADDKKYGNGPDQIARWARSRDGREVLSCAGIDPNERVVKGLMEFVSKGVRTSVALSREESERRHAAEEADAA
- a CDS encoding GNAT family N-acetyltransferase, giving the protein MTQPSIHVAHEDYGSSGRYVVTLAGVPGEAELTWRNGGPGIIVADHTYAPDSMRGTGVAAAMVRRLVADARARGVMIVPACSYVRAQFERHPEWADLQAG
- the mmsB gene encoding multiple monosaccharide ABC transporter permease, producing MSDTTETRQGDTFGFIRRNIREYGILFALIIIMAFFQVVTGGILFRPVNLTNLFLQNSHIVIMAVGMLLVIVAGHIDLSVGSVAAFVGALAALMIVRMGLPIPLVVVLALVAGAVIGGIQGYWIAYWKIPSFIVTLAGMLVFRGLTMWILQGQNIGPFPRGFQMIASGFIPDLFGPDKPNTLSLILGWGAAVVILWLQIRGRKREEAVGIADEPFAFFAAKNALIFLAMVWMTWALANFRGLPNVFIVMAVLVALYAFLSERTTIGRRIFAIGGNAKAAKLSGINSERVVFLTFMNMGMLAALAGLVVSARLNSATPKAGVGFELDVIAAVFIGGASMAGGVGTVIGAVVGAFIMGVMNNGMSILGIGIDYQQVIKGLVLMAAVIFDVSNKSKS
- the efp gene encoding elongation factor P — encoded protein: MAKINGNEIKPGVVLEHDGGLWAAVKVSHVKPGKGGAFAQVELKNLRDGRKLNERFRSEDKVEQVQLEFKDQQFLYETDGKLVFMDSETFEQTELDADLLGDRRPFLQDGMMAAVEYYGDEALSVRIPQKVICRVAETEPVLNGQTAAKSFKPAILDNGVRVMIPPFVGVDEAIVVNTELFEYSERA
- a CDS encoding IS5 family transposase; this encodes MSRPASPTYRTRNWPAYNEALKRRGSLTIWFDPEMSWDAAPTGRRGRQQTYSDAAIQTCLSMKVLFGMALRQTTGFVESLLQLVGLDWTVPDFSTLSRRQKTLAVNIPYRGSKGPLHLLIDSTGIKVEGEGEWHARKHGGPKRRVWRKIHLGIDEETLEVRAVEITGSHIGDAPVLPDLLKQIPAHEQIGRVTADGAYDTRKCHDAIADRGADAVIPPRKNAKPWKTVAAGAGARNEALRASKYLGRALWRRWSGYHPRSRVETKMHCVKLLGQRLMARDFDRQVAELQVRIAILNRYTALGTPVTEAVG
- the chvE gene encoding multiple monosaccharide ABC transporter substrate-binding protein; amino-acid sequence: MLNFRKLAGVLASVAVLSLPGLAAAEGMVGISMPTKTSARWIADGDNMVKQFQEAGYKTDLQYADDDIPNQLSQIENMITKGVNVLVIAAIDGTTLSNALANAKAADIKVIAYDRLIRDTPDIDYYATFDNFKVGVEQATTLVDGLKERFPDVKPWNVELFGGSPDDNNAYFFYDGAMSVLQPLIDDGSVVIPSGQMGMDKVGTLRWDPATAQARMDNILSANYTDKHVNAVLSPYDGLSIGILSSLKGVGYGSGDMKMPIVTGQDAELQSVKSIQAGEQYSTIFKDTRELAKVTVGMVNAMLKGEEPQVNDTKTYDNGVKVVPSYLLEPVAVTEKNLQEVLVGSGYYTEDQLK
- the mmsA gene encoding multiple monosaccharide ABC transporter ATP-binding protein; the encoded protein is MDAILEMRGITKEFPGVKALDNVNMTVRRGEIRALVGENGAGKSTLMKVLSGVYPHGSYQGEILYNGQPMANRSIKDSEEKGIVIIHQELALVPQMSIAENIFLGNEIATRGIIDRQETNRRTAELLAKVGLRESPETKVGSLGMGKQQLIEIAKALSKKVDLLILDEPTSSLNEHDSDALLRLLAGFRDQGMTAILISHKLNEISQVCDSITVLRDGSTVAHHDGMVAESQIVRDMVGRAMDDRYPSREPKIGEVVMQVRDWSVADPLREGRLLVKKASFELRQGEVLGIAGLMGAGRTELAMSIFGRSMGDWKSGSVRIHGREVELTTVPRAIAAGLAYVTEDRKSLGLVLEDTIRRNIPLANLAGISTRGVVDRQREGAVARDYRKRINIRSPSVEQKTVNLSGGNQQKVVLAKWLFSEPEILILDEPTRGIDVGAKYEIYTIIRDLAASGKSIIVISSEMPELLGITDRILVMNEGRLVGELRTAEATQEKIMSIIIRSGHDLTDEAVTPEQIEAEAAHV